The Desulfitobacterium chlororespirans DSM 11544 genome includes a region encoding these proteins:
- a CDS encoding HD-GYP domain-containing protein: MASYEKVKQQIREDERYKLTDDQVLNQASVLLANIVFESKRKPWYMYVTALGNHIDWLYTHSIDVALLSLMMAMESGVSQELLWDLGVGGILHDVGKLLIPKKIIQKRTDLSDIEKEILQQHCELGVECTVDSAFPILSQDIIAQHHERLDGSGYPNQLQEGQINEYVKIVMIADAFDTITAGRPYRKTVGVEEALAYLEDQEGAFSRKYLEILKNILVRA, encoded by the coding sequence TTGGCATCATACGAAAAAGTTAAACAACAGATTAGAGAAGATGAGCGGTATAAGCTAACCGACGACCAAGTGCTTAACCAGGCCAGTGTTTTGCTTGCCAATATCGTATTTGAGTCAAAAAGAAAACCATGGTATATGTATGTCACGGCGTTAGGCAACCATATCGATTGGCTCTATACACATTCGATTGATGTGGCTCTTCTTTCCCTGATGATGGCGATGGAGTCGGGGGTTTCTCAGGAATTGCTTTGGGACCTTGGCGTAGGGGGGATTCTTCACGACGTTGGAAAATTGCTTATCCCTAAAAAAATTATCCAAAAGCGGACAGACCTAAGTGATATAGAGAAGGAGATTCTCCAGCAACATTGCGAATTAGGTGTAGAGTGCACTGTGGATTCTGCCTTTCCGATATTAAGTCAGGATATAATAGCTCAGCATCATGAAAGATTAGATGGAAGCGGATATCCGAATCAGCTGCAAGAGGGCCAAATCAATGAATATGTAAAAATCGTTATGATTGCCGATGCATTCGATACGATAACAGCAGGAAGGCCATATAGAAAGACAGTGGGAGTGGAGGAAGCCTTAGCCTATTTGGAAGACCAGGAGGGGGCATTTTCGAGGAAGTATCTGGAGATTTTAAAGAACATCTTAGTCAGAGCCTAA